A single genomic interval of Lathyrus oleraceus cultivar Zhongwan6 chromosome 7, CAAS_Psat_ZW6_1.0, whole genome shotgun sequence harbors:
- the LOC127106523 gene encoding glucan endo-1,3-beta-glucosidase, with product MSITLVLIGVLLSSTAVEFTGAQSVGVCYGGFGNNLPTRQAVIDLYKSNGIGKIRLYNPDDAALQALKNSNIEVILGVPNDVLKSLTNAQAAADWVNKNVKPYYPSVKIKYIAVGNEIHADSPEASSVLPALQNIQNAISSSNLGQIKVSTAIDTILIGKSYPPNDGAFSDGSVGYIRPIVNFLVSNGSPLLANVYPYFSYVNNQQSIGLDYALFTKQGKNEVGYQNLFDAILDSIYAALEKVGGSNVKIVVSESGWPSEGGTGASAGNAATYYGNLIRHAKGGTPKRPNGPIETYLFAMFDENQKPGPEIERHFGLFRPDKSPKYQLSFN from the exons ATGTCTATCACATTGGTGCTTATTGGAGTATTGTTATCTTCTACTGCAGTAGAATTTACGG GTGCACAATCCGTAGGTGTTTGTTATGGAGGATTTGGAAATAATCTCCCAACAAGGCAAGCAGTGATAGATTTATACAAATCAAATGGAATTGGTAAAATCCGCTTATACAATCCAGATGATGCAGCACTTCAAGCCCTAAAAAATTCAAACATAGAGGTAATCCTCGGCGTCCCGAACGACGTTCTTAAATCACTCACGAACGCTCAGGCCGCCGCTGATTGGGTCAACAAAAACGTAAAACCGTATTATCCAAGTGTGAAAATCAAATACATTGCAGTCGGGAATGAGATTCACGCAGATTCGCCCGAAGCAAGTTCGGTTCTTCCCGCATTGCAAAACATTCAAAACGCGATATCTTCGTCCAATTTAGGCCAGATTAAAGTGTCTACCGCGATAGACACAATTCTAATTGGAAAATCTTACCCGCCAAACGATGGCGCTTTTAGCGACGGTTCAGTTGGTTACATAAGGCCTATTGTTAACTTTTTAGTTAGCAACGGCTCACCACTTCTTGCTAATGTGTATCCTTATTTCTCATATGTTAATAACCAACAAAGCATTGGTCTTGACTATGCTTTGTTTACAAAACAAGGGAAGAATGAAGTTGGTTACCAAAATTTATTTGATGCAATTTTGGATTCAATTTATGCTGCTCTTGAAAAAGTAGGGGGTTCAAATGTGAAGATTGTTGTGTCTGAAAGTGGGTGGCCATCTGAAGGTGGAACTGGAGCTAGTGCTGGAAATGCTGCAACATATTATGGGAATTTGATTAGGCATGCTAAGGGTGGGACTCCTAAGAGGCCTAATGGACCTATTGAGACTTATCTTTTTGCTATGTTTGATGAAAATCAGAAGCCAGGTCCTGAAATTGAGAGACACTTTGGACTCTTTAGGCCTGATAAATCACCAAAGTATCAACTAAGTTTCAATTGA